The following nucleotide sequence is from Gammaproteobacteria bacterium.
ACCTTGCAGCAGGCGAGCCAGACTTTGATACACCAGAACATATTAAAGCCGCTGCTATTCAGGCTATGCAAGATGGTAAAACCAAATACACTCCTGTACCTGGAACTATCTCCTTAAAAAATGCAGTCATTGATAAATTTCAACGTGAAAATCAACTTAGCTATGAAGCCAATGAAGTTATGGTTTCAAATGGCGGCAAACAAGTATTTTACAACTTATGCCAAGCAATTCTAAATGATGGTGACGAGGTGCTCATTCCTGCACCGTACTGGGTATCGTATCCTGACATGGCCTTATTAGCAGGCGGCGAACCAGTAATCATCCCTAGTAACGATGAAAACCGCTGCAAGATCACCGCTGCGGATTTAGAAAAGCGCATTACCCCAAAATCAAAGTTATTTGTAATTAATAGCCCATCTAATCCTTCAGGAATTGCTTACACCAAAGAAGAATTAGCCGAACTTGGCAAGGTTTTAGAGAAACATAAAAACATTGTAGTGATTACTGACGATATTTATGAACACATTATGTTTGGCGGACAAAAATTTACCAACATATTAAATACCACGCCTTCACTTAAAGACCGTACCGTAATTTTAAATGGCGTTTCTAAAGTGTACTCAATGACAGGGTGGCGCATTGGTTTTGCTGCGGGACCAGGTGACATCATTAAAGCTATGACTAATATTCAGTCACAAAGCACTTCAAACCCAAGCTCTATCTCTCAAGCTGCTGCCGAAGCTGCACTAACGGGTGATCAAAGCTGTGTGAGCACTATGTGTAAAGCATTTGAAGAACGACACGCGTACATTGTAAGCGCATTAAATGAAATTGATGGCGTTGATTGTATGAGTTGTGACGGTACGTTTTATTGTTTCCCAAACATACAAGGACTCATTGATAGAACAGATGGAATTTCAAATGATGTTGATTTTGCAGAGCATTTACTAGTGAATTCTGGAATCGCCGGCGTACCGGGTACCGCATTTGGCTCACCAGGTCATATACGCTTTTCTTACGCAACGAGCATGCAAGTTTTAGAACAAGCAATGAGTCGCTTAAGAAACTTATAAGAGCTAAGCCTTATCTAGAATCTTTAGAACAAGGCTTTTCCAACGATTGGAGATTGGACAGATCAAATTGATCTTCTAATATCGATTAGACCAAACGTTGGGATTTAGAATTAAGCTAAACTTAATTAACCTTGGCTAGCAAACTTCGTAGCTGAAGCACCATTAAGGTGTTGTGGCAGTACATCGCGCTGAACGTGCTGCTTGAAACGCTGCACATCTAAACTGTCCGAGATGCGTAGCATTTTATACATACCATCTTCAGATAAAATCATCATATCAATCCACGGATTTTTTGGATTCTCCGGAGTATCAATTCGAAATTTACGCTTTTGGTCATCACCTAAATTTCGTGTCGCTACAGTTACATTTGGCTTACCGGTTCGCTTATTAATCGCTAAACCTAAGCACCTACATATATCTGCCGCAACAAACCATGGCTCACCGGTCCCTTCCTTGACGATCCGAATCTGATGGCCACTATACTCAAATAGCGTTACGTTACTCACTTTGTGTCACTCCTTGTATTCACACAATTCTCATACGCGACATATGTCGCTTAACTTGGGAATATTTATAGAACGATCAAAGACCTACAGATGATGGTTGCCGCTTATTGGTACTATCAGCCAGATGACCTGAGCGGCAAATTAGGGCAAAAAAACCAAAGGCTATATGGGCCGACCAGTGAATCCTGTTACTCGCGGGCTAAATGGAATCTATATTGAGGTATTAAAGACTTATTTGTGTAGAGCCAAATAAACATCAAATTCAACAAATTGTGTGAGCCAGGATAACGAGTGTTACTTTTTAAGACAACAATTTAGGAATACTACCGAATCTATGTTGACCCGCATGAAGCGGATCGTTATTCTTTCTCGCTTCCATTATTCCCTGGTAGCTCAGTTGGTAGAGCGGGTGACTGTTAATCACTAGGTCGGCGGTTCGAGCCCGTCCCAGGGAGCCACCCATACGGCGAAGCAAAAACCGAATTTAATAACTCGTATTAATCACTATTCGAATCGTTCCGAAACGACACAGACTTAAACTAACAATGATAACTAACTTATCAAATTCATTATCTTGAATTTAAATATCCTAATTCTATTCCAACAATACCTCATCGAGTATATTTTTTATTGACTCGTATATTGATTCAAAGTATTCGATGCTTTCTCCATATGGATCTGGAATTTCAATGTCTTGCGTATTTGATAATTGCCCAAGAAAAATTAACTTGCCTTTTATATTTCCGTTGCTACCTAATATAGATTGATAATTATGTTTATCGAATACAATAATTAAACTGTATTTATTGAGATCAATTTTATCTGCCTCCTGAGATCGATGATCATTTAGAGATATTCCAAACTTTTGAGACGCGGCCAATGCTGAATCTGGCGAAGAACGGCCAGAAACAGGAAAGTAACCTGCCGAATACCACTGAACCTCATTTGAACTAATCTTTTCAGCATATTCCTTTGCAAATGGGCTACGACAAATGTTGCCCTTGCATACAAACAAAACTTGACCACTTTGCATAAAGACATTATTGATAAGGCGTCTCGCCTTTCTACGTGCGAATCCTGACGCATGCCATCGAACATTTATTGGCCTAATTAAGAACCGATCTAAAACTTTTGAGACCAGTTGTTTTATATCCATTAGAAAAGGTTTAGGATCATCGAGTGCAAATGAATCAAATGATTCTTTACCTTTCAACAGATTTAATAATTCAGCCGCGACTGAACTTGAAGATCTAGTTATCAAAGTGGGATCATCATGATCAGCTCGGTAATTTTTTACCATCCAGCCAATATCTTTTAGAAAATTACGAGCGTAAATATTTTTTTTATATTCGACCGTAAAATTAGTTTCCCCATGCACAATCATTTCAAACAGCCAAAGTGGAAAGTTTGCTCCGGCTGCAACGGCCAAAGGTAATGAACCCCAAAATCGGCCATTAATTTCGATAAAGATAAATGATGCACGGTCAGGAGACATTTTGAACTCCACCATGCCAACTCCACTATAATCAAGTTTCTGAATTATTTGCGAGCTGTATTGTGCCAAGCGAGCATCTACAGCGACACTTTTCCGATACGAACTTCCGCCTCCCTCTAGGGGCTCATGCACCCTTTCATGTTGAAACATATATAGAGGAATTCCGTCCTTTGCAATAAATTCGATGCCAACACCAATGCCTTGAAAATATTGCTCTAATACAAATGAAGGTTTCGTTATATTCTTATTATTAGTATCAAATAAACTTTTCAGATGCTTTTCATTGCGAACAATCTTTACGAACTTCTTGCTAGACAGGTTACTTGCATCAAATGATGATAAAGGCTTAGCAACAATCGGCCAGCCATACGATTTTGCCAACTGGTTTGCAGCATCAAATGAATCTACAACACATCCTTTTGCTAAGGGTACGCCAAGCGCCTCGGCCACCTGCCTACTTTTATTTTTGTTTGAAGCAATATCATAAGCGTGTTTATTTAATGTATATATTTTTGCGTATTTTTCTAGGTGTTTCAGGTGCATCTGAATTGGAATAATGCTCTGGTCATCCGTCGGCACTACTAAATCAAATGTGTAGTCCTGCATCAATTTCAGCATTTCCGATAACCATTTCTTAGAATCTTTATCGAAATCGAAAACAGAATGGGTTTCTTGTATATACTTAGAAGCAGGAAGCGGTTCGGTACTACTCGTATTTATAGCATGCACCGTTAAACCGGCACGACCCAACGACCGAGCTACTGCCAAAAATGCGCGGTCCCCCAGCCCGAGTATCAATACTCGTTTCAAGCTCATTAAATCGTTTCTCAATATGGCTTAGCTTGAATACTGATCAGCGTACTCGGTAAGTGTCAAACCCGTGTACCGATTTGCACAAAAATCAAATAGTTTATCCAGCGTACGGAATAATTCTTCGATCGATTCATTATTAGGAAAATTTGGACTCCCACCAGGCATAAATTCTGACGAATGCAGCATAAACTGAAGATAGTCAGTTTCTAAGTTTGAATATCTAGCCGCCATTGCTAACAAGGCTTTTGATGTAGACGACTTCGGTTTTGGCCTCATCCATTGTTTCTCAGGAGCAAGCCGACGCGCTATACGATTTAATATTGGAACGCTTGATGCGGCTTTTGCCCAGGCAGGTCTCCAAGTATCTATACTGACAGGCGCCTCAAGAAGTGACGAATTTCCAGACTCAGAAATAGAATCTAAATTCAAATAATAAGGATGTTTAGGGAACGAAGTGTAATCTGTACCCTTAATTCCTGCAGAACCCTCGCCTGTTTCTTGCCACGATATACCAGGTGTAACTGAGCAATCTATACGGTAACCCATGTCTGCTAAAATACGTGCATAACTTTCATTAAATGCCCATCGTCCAGCACGGTGACTCGTCATCTTAGTTTGAAAAGTATCTTCTAATAGCTTTGTCATATACTCGATTTTATTCAACATTACATCTTGCGGATACTCGATCAAAAAAGGTTGCCAATAATAGTCATCTTCGGTAATTGGCGTGATCGGCGGAGAATTCCAAGCATGCAGATGCATACCAATTTCAGCTGTATTACGTTTTATAACATCTCTAGCAAATTCAACAAAAAAATTGTCGACCGCCATCTCATAGTTCGTCAAATAAGTTGGTTTGAATGAGTACCGCTCACACAATTCCTGGAATCTAGGAAGATACTTGGCATTTTTGGCACCTATTTCCTTGGGCCTACTCCACAAATTATCACCTTCAGTGTCTATGGTAATAATGAAAGCATTTTTTTTACGTTCATTTGAACTTAAATTCATTATCTTTCAAAAATATGGAGTGAATTGAATTTTATGGAGTTAGCGTGTCTTAGAACACACTCATGCGCACTATTTTTATCAGCCACAAAGGTAGGGAAACCGTAAAACCATTTCCCCAGACCGAAGACTTTAATGGCTTTTGTCATATACGTTTTTTAAACTTTTTTTCTATATTAACACACTGGAATTAGATATCACATCTCCACTCTCTACAGCATAACTAGGCAAAACAACTTCAACATTTAATTACTTACATTGGTCTTATTATAATTCACACTCATTTTAAATTTAAAATCGCGTGCGGACTTTGTAAGATTGAGCTAATTTTCAGCACAAAATGCCTCTAACTAGTTACTTTCAGCCTTACTATTTAGACTCTTGGAAATTTACTGGATTAGTATGTTTTTTAAGAGTAACAGACGTCAGCCTGCCAACGCATACTACAAAGCAGAAATATAAGTAAATAAACTTATATTAAGTGGGCTCATAACTATATAGGCCTGGACGGCGGAAAGAGGCATGCCTGATATTAGTAGACCCCAATAAAGGCATTCTTACTCAGTGACTAGGTAAAGCTCTAGTAAGTAATTTTAGTCAAAAGAATAATTTTAATAAAAAAGGTAGACACATTTATTACAGTGCAATTTGAAGTACTTGACCACTATTTGGGCGTACTCCGTTTCCAGAAGTAATTCTGATCTCTCTAGCTGCACTACTCGCAATACTGGCAGAAAAAGATGTAGCCTTATCCCAACCTACAGCATAAATTGTAATTCCTGATAACGGAATACCATTTCCTAATTTTAAAACTACGTTATCCTTAAGTGGGATTTCAGGATTAGTGTTAAACAATACTACTTTCCATTTGTTGTTATGTAAGAACGCATGTCCAATTGCGTTACCAGCACTAACCGTTACATTTTCATCTCTTGGAGCCGCCACACCTGCATCTCCCCAAGCATGCACACCAAGAAATTGAACATCATTTGCAGAAATGCTTTCCTGCAAATGCGCTATTTTATTGTTGGAATAAAAATCGCTATTCGGAGAACTCGCAAAGGGCGCATCTTTTTGTTCATTAATAATTTTTTCAGATACCCTAACAGGATTTAATGGTTTGTAGTGCCCTGTTTTATTATGCCCAGTTGAAGTATACCAACCATTAACTGGAGCACGGGGAACACTCGTCATTCTAGTTACTTTCATCGACTTTCGCGTATAACTTGAATAAGAAGTGTTATAACGCTTGTTTATATCATCAATATCGGTTGGATCTAATTTCAAATGGTCGTATACAATCGTCAGGCCGTCCCAAAAATTTATAATGGATCTTGTCCATTGACGCAAAAAATTCGTTTGTTGTTGATAAGAAGTATTATCCCAATATCGTTTTTTGCCTTCGGACATCACAACACAATAATTATTATCAGAATAATGGGCTAGATGCTTAGGCCCTTCCACCTTCTGCAAGCGAGGCCCTTGAGAACCAGGGAAAAACCCTGTAACAACATCTGGCCCACGACCAGAACCATAATTCTCAATATAAACTGTATTAATTGAATTCCTCTTATTATGTAATGACGACGCTGCAGACTGATGTGTAATTGGCTTACCGCCATGCCAAATTTCATAGTACATTCCCTGACCGACATGATCTTGCTGCCCCATTTGTTGCTGATTATAGAAAAACTGTGGTGCGCCATAATTCCAATCTTTGCGCGCTGCAAAAACTCCTTTATCACCTGTATTTATAAATGTTGGTAAATTTGGAATTGAAATTAGTGAATTTGGTATGGAATCCACAAAAGAGTTCGTATACATTGCTTGCTGGTATCCATTCCAGTTAGACCCCACATTACTAATGTTTTGTGTCGCCGCATTTTCCATAAAATATAATAAAGCTTTATGCGCGGCTGAACCGGTAGTATCCAATAAAGCATTTTCAGTAAAATAATGCATCCGGTGGCTCGTTATAGGCTGTGTAATAGGGTAATCCGCTGCGTAATTTCCGTTAGCGCTTTGATCTTGATGATCATTCCAGAGCCATACACCTGACTCATCGGATATATGCAGTAAAGCAGTAAGTAGCGCGAATTTATTTGACCAATTAGGATCAGGATTTGGCTGACCTGTCTGATTAGCTACAGCTCTCCATCTAGCATAAAATCGAGCTGTATTAGCAGTATAACTGGTAGCTTCGTTCCAAAATCCTCCAGCCATGGTACCTTTATTGGGTGCAACTAATTTTGCATTCATCCAATTATCACGAAGTTCATTACGCACGTTTGTAATGTTTGCTAATACTGAACCCTTTTCTGTTCGAGTTAGTAATTCAGAAATTTCCAACCATGAGGTGCCCTCATCAGTATCATCCGGTAAGAAATTATTTGCATACTCAGTATTTAAATGATTCGCCCATTTTGTAAATACAGATAGTATTTTTTGTCTGTCAGATGAGCTAAATATTACTGGATAATATGCATCCAACCAAAGATAAGAATACATAAAATCTGCAGC
It contains:
- a CDS encoding deacetylase, encoding MNLSSNERKKNAFIITIDTEGDNLWSRPKEIGAKNAKYLPRFQELCERYSFKPTYLTNYEMAVDNFFVEFARDVIKRNTAEIGMHLHAWNSPPITPITEDDYYWQPFLIEYPQDVMLNKIEYMTKLLEDTFQTKMTSHRAGRWAFNESYARILADMGYRIDCSVTPGISWQETGEGSAGIKGTDYTSFPKHPYYLNLDSISESGNSSLLEAPVSIDTWRPAWAKAASSVPILNRIARRLAPEKQWMRPKPKSSTSKALLAMAARYSNLETDYLQFMLHSSEFMPGGSPNFPNNESIEELFRTLDKLFDFCANRYTGLTLTEYADQYSS
- a CDS encoding aminotransferase class I/II-fold pyridoxal phosphate-dependent enzyme, whose product is MTSPLANRVSRIQPSVTLAITARANQIRAEGGDILNLAAGEPDFDTPEHIKAAAIQAMQDGKTKYTPVPGTISLKNAVIDKFQRENQLSYEANEVMVSNGGKQVFYNLCQAILNDGDEVLIPAPYWVSYPDMALLAGGEPVIIPSNDENRCKITAADLEKRITPKSKLFVINSPSNPSGIAYTKEELAELGKVLEKHKNIVVITDDIYEHIMFGGQKFTNILNTTPSLKDRTVILNGVSKVYSMTGWRIGFAAGPGDIIKAMTNIQSQSTSNPSSISQAAAEAALTGDQSCVSTMCKAFEERHAYIVSALNEIDGVDCMSCDGTFYCFPNIQGLIDRTDGISNDVDFAEHLLVNSGIAGVPGTAFGSPGHIRFSYATSMQVLEQAMSRLRNL